Proteins found in one Streptomyces sp. NBC_00461 genomic segment:
- a CDS encoding LysR family transcriptional regulator translates to MRTEQLEYIAAVTRLGSLRRAAEELRLSQPALSETVRNLERELGVDLLERKRSGATMSAEGRELLPHIVNVLDAVDRLRSAAGEQHRISRMVRVGTVNAATVPLLIPVVREFRAAHPLTQVEVVAAQQTEIHRALSEGGFDLGLVNQLDGDDVPAGFACTELLRGRPVVCVRPDSPLASLTSVTVDDLLAQPVIAMRTGYVMHRYVHRLLHGRSPSFSYSTDGAEMGKLMVAEGLGVTVLPDFSIIGDPLERQGTITYRPIAEDTTRVLLMLQRRRAESVPQAAQDLYEVFVRRAREWGGASP, encoded by the coding sequence GTGCGGACGGAACAACTGGAATACATCGCGGCCGTGACGCGGCTCGGTTCGCTGCGCCGGGCGGCGGAGGAACTGCGCCTCTCCCAGCCCGCGTTGAGCGAGACGGTGCGCAACCTCGAACGCGAGCTGGGCGTCGACCTCCTGGAACGCAAGCGGTCAGGGGCGACGATGAGCGCGGAGGGCCGGGAACTGCTGCCGCACATCGTCAACGTGCTGGACGCGGTGGACCGGCTGCGGTCGGCGGCGGGCGAACAGCACCGCATCAGCCGCATGGTGCGGGTGGGCACGGTGAACGCGGCGACCGTGCCCCTGCTCATTCCGGTCGTCCGGGAGTTCCGGGCCGCGCATCCCCTCACCCAGGTCGAGGTGGTCGCCGCGCAGCAGACGGAGATCCACCGGGCCCTGTCGGAGGGCGGTTTCGACCTGGGTCTGGTCAACCAACTGGACGGCGACGACGTGCCCGCCGGCTTCGCGTGCACGGAACTGCTGCGCGGGCGGCCGGTGGTGTGCGTGCGCCCCGACAGCCCGCTCGCCTCGCTGACGAGCGTGACGGTGGACGACCTGCTCGCCCAGCCCGTGATCGCGATGCGCACCGGCTACGTCATGCACCGCTATGTCCACCGGCTGCTGCACGGCCGCAGCCCGTCCTTCTCGTACTCCACCGACGGCGCCGAGATGGGCAAGCTGATGGTCGCCGAGGGCCTTGGAGTGACGGTTCTGCCGGATTTCAGCATCATCGGGGATCCGCTGGAGCGGCAGGGCACGATCACCTACCGGCCGATCGCCGAGGACACCACCCGGGTACTGCTGATGCTGCAGCGCCGCAGGGCGGAGTCCGTGCCACAGGCCGCGCAGGACCTGTACGAGGTGTTCGTGCGCAGGGCGCGGGAGTGGGGCGGAGCGTCCCCGTGA
- a CDS encoding cryptochrome/photolyase family protein — MNVSVVLFTADLRVYDHPPLRAANEADEVVPLFVRDKAVEEAGFAAPNRLAFLADSLRDLDSALRKRGGRLIVRSGDVVDEVCKVVAETDADEVHMAGDVSAYAHLRERRLRRALESQGRRLQVHDTVTTAVAPGEVTPASSDHFAVFTPYFGRWVQVHQRDPLAAPRTVRVPDAVGSERLPSRSGLAGLSEGLTTGGEAEGRKRLTAWLRGGIGTYEDRHDDLAGDATSRLSPHLHFGTLSPVELVHRARRAGGPGGEAFVRQIAWRDFHRQVLAARPGVASSDYRTKHDGWRSGREAREDVEAWKEGRTGYPVVDAAMRQLRYEGWMHNRGRLLTASFLTKTLYVDWRVGARHFLDLLVDGDLANNQMNWQWMAGTGTDSRPNRVLNPVTQARRYDPDGAYVRRWVPELAGIDGPAVHEPWKPRGRDRAGRDDYPDPIVELSEGLARFKQARGLD; from the coding sequence ATGAACGTCTCGGTCGTCCTGTTCACCGCCGACCTGCGCGTGTACGACCATCCGCCGCTGCGGGCCGCGAACGAGGCCGACGAGGTGGTCCCCCTCTTCGTACGCGACAAGGCCGTCGAGGAGGCCGGGTTCGCCGCGCCCAACCGGCTGGCGTTCCTCGCCGACAGCCTGCGCGACCTCGACAGCGCTCTGCGGAAGCGGGGCGGCCGGCTGATCGTGCGCTCCGGCGACGTCGTCGACGAGGTGTGCAAGGTGGTCGCCGAGACGGACGCCGACGAGGTGCACATGGCGGGCGACGTCAGCGCCTACGCGCATCTGCGTGAACGACGGCTGCGCCGCGCCCTGGAGTCGCAGGGGCGGCGGCTGCAGGTCCACGACACGGTGACCACGGCCGTCGCCCCCGGCGAGGTCACCCCGGCCTCCTCGGACCACTTCGCCGTCTTCACGCCTTACTTCGGCCGATGGGTCCAGGTCCACCAACGCGACCCGCTCGCCGCACCGCGCACCGTACGCGTCCCGGACGCCGTGGGCTCCGAGAGGCTCCCCTCCCGCTCCGGCCTGGCAGGCCTGTCCGAGGGCCTGACGACAGGTGGCGAGGCGGAGGGCCGCAAGCGCCTGACCGCCTGGCTGCGCGGCGGGATCGGCACGTACGAGGACCGGCACGACGACCTGGCAGGCGACGCCACCTCCCGCCTCTCGCCCCACCTGCACTTCGGCACCCTCTCCCCCGTCGAACTGGTCCACCGGGCGCGCAGGGCAGGCGGTCCGGGCGGCGAGGCCTTCGTCCGGCAGATCGCCTGGCGCGACTTCCATCGTCAGGTCCTGGCCGCCCGGCCTGGCGTCGCCAGCTCCGACTACCGTACGAAACACGATGGTTGGCGCTCCGGACGCGAGGCTCGCGAGGACGTCGAGGCCTGGAAGGAGGGCCGCACCGGTTACCCCGTCGTCGACGCGGCGATGCGCCAGCTGCGGTACGAGGGCTGGATGCACAACCGGGGCCGCCTGCTGACCGCGAGCTTCCTCACCAAGACCCTGTACGTCGACTGGCGCGTGGGCGCCCGCCACTTCCTGGACCTCCTGGTCGACGGTGACCTCGCCAACAACCAGATGAACTGGCAGTGGATGGCGGGCACCGGCACCGACAGCCGCCCCAACCGTGTCCTCAACCCCGTGACCCAGGCCAGGCGTTACGACCCCGACGGGGCCTACGTCCGCCGCTGGGTCCCCGAACTCGCCGGGATCGACGGCCCGGCGGTGCACGAGCCGTGGAAGCCGCGGGGCCGGGACCGTGCCGGACGCGATGACTACCCGGACCCGATCGTCGAGCTGTCCGAGGGCCTCGCTCGGTTCAAACAGGCCCGCGGCCTTGACTGA
- a CDS encoding SDR family oxidoreductase → MNADQHGPGLHCLVTGATGYIGGRLVPELLDEGHRVRCLARSPGKLRDHPWAGQVQVVEGDVTDPGSVAEAMRGIDVAYYLVHALGTGDSFEETDRRAARIFGESARAAGVRRIVYLGGLTPSGVPEAELSPHLRSRAEVGRILLGSGVPTTVLRAAIVIGSGSASFEMLRYLTERLPVMITPSWVRTRIQPVAVRDVLRYLVGGARMPADVSRAFDIGGPDVLTYRDMMLRYATVAGLPRRFIVPVPVLTPGLSSHWVGLVTPVPASIARPLTESLRHEVVCREHDIARHVPDSAGHPVGFDEAVRLALQRIREAQVTTRWSSASAPGAPSDPLPTDPDWAGGSLYADERELPVDASREALWRVIEGVGGDNGWYSFPLAWAVRGRLDRLVGGVGLRRGRRDAARLRVGDSLDFWRVEEIEPGRLLRLRAEMRLPGPAWLEMYAETGADGRTRYRQRALFHPHGLLGHAYWWSVSPFHAVVFGGMARNIALAAARTPTAPAREPASSG, encoded by the coding sequence ATGAACGCTGACCAGCACGGACCGGGCCTGCACTGCCTGGTGACCGGGGCGACCGGGTACATCGGCGGCAGGCTGGTGCCGGAGCTGCTCGACGAGGGCCACCGTGTGCGCTGCCTGGCCCGCTCTCCCGGCAAGCTGCGCGACCACCCGTGGGCCGGACAGGTGCAGGTGGTCGAGGGCGACGTCACGGACCCCGGCTCCGTGGCCGAGGCCATGCGCGGCATCGACGTCGCCTACTACCTGGTCCACGCGCTGGGCACGGGCGACAGCTTCGAGGAGACCGACCGCAGGGCGGCACGGATCTTCGGCGAGTCCGCCCGCGCCGCGGGGGTGAGGCGCATCGTCTATCTCGGCGGCCTGACGCCCTCGGGCGTGCCGGAGGCCGAGTTGTCCCCGCATCTGCGCTCCCGGGCCGAGGTGGGCCGCATCCTTCTGGGCTCGGGCGTGCCCACGACCGTGCTGCGCGCGGCGATCGTCATCGGCTCGGGCTCGGCGTCCTTCGAGATGCTGCGCTACCTCACCGAACGCCTCCCGGTGATGATCACTCCCAGCTGGGTGCGCACCCGCATCCAGCCCGTGGCGGTGCGGGACGTGCTGCGCTACCTCGTAGGCGGCGCCCGGATGCCGGCCGATGTCAGCCGTGCCTTCGACATCGGCGGACCGGACGTGCTCACCTACCGCGACATGATGCTGCGCTACGCGACGGTCGCCGGTCTGCCCCGCCGGTTCATCGTCCCCGTCCCCGTGCTCACCCCTGGCCTGTCCAGTCACTGGGTCGGGCTGGTCACCCCCGTCCCCGCGTCGATCGCACGGCCGTTGACGGAGTCGCTGCGCCATGAGGTCGTCTGCCGCGAGCACGACATCGCGCGCCACGTGCCCGATTCCGCCGGGCATCCGGTCGGGTTCGACGAGGCGGTACGTCTGGCCCTGCAGCGCATCCGCGAGGCGCAGGTCACCACCCGCTGGTCGTCGGCCTCGGCGCCCGGCGCGCCCAGCGATCCGCTGCCCACCGACCCCGACTGGGCGGGCGGCAGCCTGTACGCCGACGAGCGGGAGCTGCCGGTCGACGCCTCGCGTGAGGCACTGTGGCGGGTGATCGAGGGGGTCGGCGGGGACAACGGCTGGTACTCCTTCCCGTTGGCCTGGGCGGTGCGGGGCAGGCTGGACCGGCTGGTGGGCGGCGTGGGGCTGCGCCGGGGACGACGTGACGCGGCACGGCTGCGGGTTGGCGACTCACTGGACTTCTGGCGGGTGGAGGAGATCGAGCCGGGCCGTCTGCTGCGCCTGCGGGCCGAGATGCGGCTGCCGGGCCCGGCCTGGCTGGAGATGTACGCGGAGACCGGGGCCGACGGCCGCACCCGTTACCGCCAGCGGGCCCTGTTCCACCCGCACGGACTGCTGGGCCATGCCTACTGGTGGAGCGTCTCCCCCTTCCACGCCGTCGTGTTCGGCGGCATGGCCCGCAACATCGCGCTCGCCGCGGCCCGGACCCCGACCGCCCCGGCAAGGGAACCCGCGTCCAGCGGTTGA
- a CDS encoding APC family permease, with amino-acid sequence MSGSPSSPPPAGGFVRRVGLFPATAINMSQMCGIGPFVTIPLMVAAFGGPQAVIGFIAGAILALADGLVWAELGAAMPGSGGSYVYLRQAFQYRTGRLMPFLFVWTAMLFIPLIMSTGVVGFVQYLGYLAPDLGRTSGDLVGLGMIALVVILLWRGIEHIARITAVMWAVMITSVLLVILAAATDFSAHLAFTYPAHAFDLGSNHFWLGFAGGLTIGIYDYLGYNTTAYMGAEIKDPGRTLPRSIIFSILGIMAIYLLLQIGTLGVIDWHRMTDADDIASTSVASAVLEKTWGKGAADTVTVLILITAFASVFTGLLGGSRVPYDAARERVFFRPYAKLHPRHRFPMLGLATMGVITAVGFLIGRHTDLATLIQLLTTVMVIVQALAQIIALTVLRRRQPTLRRPYRMWLYPVPSVIAFAGWCVIYGYADKNSPGRHPIEWSLAWLGLGCVAFALWARFEKVWPFGPKEISEEYPAPAQPDASPTGA; translated from the coding sequence ATGTCCGGTAGTCCGTCCAGCCCGCCACCCGCCGGCGGTTTCGTCCGCCGCGTCGGCCTCTTCCCGGCCACCGCCATCAACATGAGCCAGATGTGCGGCATCGGCCCGTTCGTCACGATCCCGCTGATGGTCGCCGCGTTCGGCGGCCCGCAGGCGGTGATCGGCTTCATCGCCGGCGCGATCCTCGCGCTCGCCGACGGACTGGTCTGGGCCGAGCTGGGTGCGGCGATGCCCGGCTCCGGCGGCAGTTACGTCTATCTGCGCCAGGCCTTCCAGTACCGCACGGGGCGGCTCATGCCGTTCCTCTTCGTCTGGACGGCGATGCTGTTCATCCCGCTGATCATGTCGACGGGCGTGGTCGGCTTCGTCCAGTACCTCGGATACCTCGCCCCGGACCTGGGCAGGACGTCCGGCGACCTGGTCGGCCTCGGCATGATCGCGCTGGTCGTGATCCTGCTGTGGCGGGGCATCGAGCACATCGCCCGGATCACCGCCGTGATGTGGGCGGTCATGATCACGTCCGTCCTGCTGGTCATCCTGGCCGCGGCGACGGACTTCAGCGCACATCTCGCCTTCACCTACCCGGCGCACGCCTTCGACCTGGGCAGCAACCACTTCTGGCTGGGCTTCGCCGGCGGCCTGACCATCGGCATCTACGACTACCTCGGCTACAACACGACGGCCTACATGGGCGCCGAGATCAAGGATCCCGGGCGTACCCTGCCCCGCTCGATCATCTTCTCCATCCTCGGCATCATGGCGATCTATCTGCTGCTGCAGATCGGCACACTCGGCGTGATCGACTGGCATCGCATGACCGACGCCGACGACATCGCCTCCACGTCGGTCGCGTCGGCCGTGCTGGAGAAGACATGGGGCAAGGGGGCGGCCGACACGGTCACCGTGCTCATCCTGATCACGGCCTTCGCCTCGGTCTTCACCGGACTCCTGGGCGGCTCGCGCGTCCCCTACGACGCGGCCCGCGAGCGCGTCTTCTTCCGCCCCTACGCCAAGCTGCACCCCCGGCACCGCTTCCCGATGCTGGGCCTGGCGACGATGGGCGTGATCACTGCCGTGGGTTTCCTGATCGGCCGGCACACGGACCTGGCGACGCTGATCCAGTTGCTCACGACGGTGATGGTGATCGTGCAGGCGCTGGCCCAGATCATCGCGCTGACGGTACTGCGCAGGCGGCAGCCGACACTCCGCCGACCGTACCGTATGTGGCTCTACCCGGTGCCGAGCGTCATCGCCTTCGCCGGCTGGTGCGTGATCTACGGCTACGCCGACAAGAACTCGCCGGGCCGCCATCCCATCGAGTGGTCGCTGGCCTGGCTGGGCCTGGGCTGTGTGGCCTTCGCGCTGTGGGCGCGCTTCGAGAAGGTGTGGCCGTTCGGACCGAAGGAGATCTCGGAGGAGTATCCGGCCCCGGCACAACCGGACGCGTCGCCGACGGGTGCGTGA
- a CDS encoding putative leader peptide, protein MRLDLTRRRHVDLARVSSASCCSAA, encoded by the coding sequence ATGCGACTGGACCTCACGCGGCGACGCCACGTCGACCTCGCGCGCGTCTCCAGCGCCTCCTGTTGCTCCGCGGCCTGA